A window of Paenibacillus sp. 19GGS1-52 contains these coding sequences:
- a CDS encoding tyrosine-type recombinase/integrase — protein sequence MRDFALILLTLDTGIRPKEALSLRIPDFNANSQEIYITSEKAKTRVSRTLPISIPTIKAIQQLINVRPDIWSSSAPIFCTLEGKALNRHTWGDRLERYSKELGVHIRPYDLRHTFALEYIRNGANALILQKTLDHSDLTMTKRYVALTLNDLKDEHIKASPISKLLPETKRLGNLKT from the coding sequence TTGCGAGATTTTGCTTTAATACTTCTCACCTTGGATACAGGCATCAGACCCAAAGAAGCTTTATCACTCAGGATTCCTGATTTTAACGCTAACTCACAAGAGATCTATATTACTTCTGAGAAGGCTAAAACAAGAGTCTCCAGAACACTACCCATTTCCATACCGACAATTAAAGCCATCCAACAACTGATAAATGTTAGACCTGATATTTGGAGCAGTAGCGCTCCAATATTCTGTACACTTGAAGGCAAAGCGTTGAATCGTCACACATGGGGAGATAGGTTGGAAAGGTATAGCAAAGAGTTGGGAGTGCATATACGCCCATATGATCTCCGACACACATTTGCTCTGGAGTATATCCGTAATGGTGCTAACGCTCTGATCTTACAGAAGACATTAGATCATAGTGATCTGACCATGACTAAACGATATGTAGCATTGACGTTAAATGACCTAAAGGATGAACACATCAAGGCTTCCCCTATCAGCAAACTTCTCCCTGAAACAAAACGTTTAGGGAATTTGAAAACGTGA